In Phycisphaerae bacterium, the following proteins share a genomic window:
- the hisS gene encoding histidine--tRNA ligase, with the protein MSIQAVKGTRDLYPEQYAPIQHIFDVWRNVSLRHGFDEFEGPTLEYLELYREKSGDELVGQLFTLTDAGGRELALRPEMTPTLARMVAAKINALAKPIKWFCMPRLFRGENVQRGRLREFYQWNVDVIGTADVIADAECILVGVEALRELGLKTDDFMVHISNRRLIASMLTACGIAPKGHGGAYAILDKAGKIPEAELARRWGERYESSLRFAELMDLLRCERLDDLRSSIGRVGTATAELDDALAETDRLFSLIENFGISEFCRLNLRVVRGLAYYTGPVFEFFDRAESERAICGGGRYDDLLGKLGKSREPAVGFGMGDVVLRLMLEDRGLLGNSRKASSIFVADAVGGLRDRLYSVVASLRRAGYYAEFSYQQQNVGKQLKAADKRGCRLVIILGDETRDRSVVQIKNMKAGDSREVSLDLLLTNPFDCIGRPDAV; encoded by the coding sequence ATGTCGATTCAGGCCGTCAAAGGAACTCGAGACCTCTATCCAGAACAATATGCGCCAATCCAGCACATCTTCGATGTCTGGCGGAATGTCTCATTGAGACATGGCTTTGATGAATTCGAGGGGCCGACGCTGGAGTATCTCGAGTTGTATCGCGAGAAGAGCGGCGACGAACTCGTCGGCCAGCTCTTCACGCTGACCGATGCCGGCGGTCGCGAGTTGGCCCTTCGGCCGGAAATGACGCCGACGCTGGCCCGCATGGTCGCTGCGAAGATCAACGCCCTCGCGAAACCGATCAAATGGTTCTGTATGCCACGGCTCTTCCGGGGAGAAAACGTACAGCGTGGCCGGCTGAGAGAGTTCTACCAGTGGAACGTGGATGTCATCGGAACGGCCGACGTGATCGCCGATGCCGAGTGCATTCTGGTCGGAGTCGAGGCGCTTCGCGAGTTGGGCCTCAAGACCGATGATTTCATGGTGCACATCAGCAATCGGCGACTGATTGCATCGATGCTCACTGCTTGCGGGATCGCCCCGAAGGGGCACGGCGGCGCATACGCCATTCTGGACAAAGCCGGAAAAATCCCGGAAGCGGAACTGGCCCGACGGTGGGGCGAGCGCTACGAGTCGAGCCTCCGGTTTGCCGAACTCATGGATTTGCTCCGGTGTGAACGGCTTGACGACCTGAGAAGCTCGATCGGGCGTGTCGGGACCGCGACGGCCGAATTGGACGACGCGTTGGCCGAAACCGATCGGCTGTTTTCGTTGATCGAAAATTTCGGCATCAGTGAGTTTTGCAGATTGAACCTGCGCGTTGTTCGAGGTCTCGCTTATTACACCGGACCGGTATTCGAGTTCTTCGATCGCGCGGAGAGCGAACGCGCGATCTGTGGCGGCGGCCGCTATGACGACCTGCTCGGCAAGCTTGGTAAATCGAGGGAGCCGGCGGTTGGATTCGGAATGGGGGATGTTGTTTTGCGGTTGATGCTCGAGGATCGCGGCCTGCTGGGCAATTCGCGAAAGGCATCATCGATTTTTGTTGCGGATGCCGTGGGCGGTCTGCGCGATCGCCTGTATTCGGTCGTCGCCTCGCTCCGCCGCGCCGGGTACTACGCGGAATTCAGCTATCAACAGCAGAACGTCGGCAAACAGCTCAAGGCCGCTGACAAACGGGGTTGCCGCCTGGTCATCATACTCGGGGACGAGACTCGCGATCGCAGCGTGGTTCAGATCAAGAACATGAAAGCCGGCGACAGCCGCGAGGTTTCATTGGATCTACTGCTGACAAATCCGTTCGATTGCATCGGCAGGCCGGATGCCGTCTGA
- a CDS encoding CvpA family protein, with amino-acid sequence MNSTKPPRVIRPSGSHSDPRDRGSAGRDNAPDFEFGAPAAPGIPWLGLGMLIGGAATGFYFSDRADFLLGEVAAVLLGAFGLHGLWRGGFRKLVMLPVTIGVLVLVSAKPDFADPLIRAVRGESSLAGNMAACALAIVGSLLTAGWLVRTVRQRVIIRRPMLLGADRFVGATVGLAEGGLLLLVICWAVVLAEKPLSQVKDHTSSEPGSARHALASGMLRFVADIDGSPLQTLVRNYNYLESVPSVQAAIQQMEQAAANPEGWNGSASGLTELLQNVDPAALGELGEVAKRLQSDSTARPGSSRRAGSQRQ; translated from the coding sequence ATGAATTCTACCAAACCACCTCGGGTGATCCGACCTTCCGGCTCGCATTCTGATCCGCGAGACCGAGGCTCGGCGGGGCGGGACAATGCGCCCGATTTCGAGTTCGGCGCGCCCGCCGCTCCGGGTATTCCCTGGCTTGGATTGGGAATGCTCATCGGCGGTGCCGCGACGGGATTCTATTTCAGCGATCGCGCCGACTTCCTGCTTGGAGAGGTGGCGGCCGTTCTGCTTGGGGCGTTCGGGCTGCATGGACTCTGGCGTGGCGGATTCCGGAAGCTCGTGATGCTGCCGGTGACGATCGGGGTTCTCGTGCTGGTCAGTGCGAAGCCGGATTTCGCGGATCCGCTCATTCGTGCGGTTCGCGGGGAATCGAGTCTTGCGGGCAACATGGCCGCGTGCGCGCTTGCGATTGTTGGTTCACTGTTGACTGCGGGATGGCTTGTTCGGACTGTGCGGCAGCGTGTCATTATTCGCCGACCGATGCTGCTCGGGGCTGACCGGTTTGTCGGAGCCACGGTCGGGCTTGCCGAGGGCGGGTTGTTGCTTCTGGTGATTTGCTGGGCTGTCGTATTGGCGGAGAAGCCGTTATCTCAGGTGAAAGACCACACATCGTCCGAGCCTGGATCGGCGCGACATGCATTGGCGTCGGGCATGTTGAGATTCGTAGCGGACATTGACGGCAGTCCGCTTCAAACCCTTGTCCGAAATTATAACTACCTCGAAAGCGTTCCCTCTGTTCAGGCAGCGATCCAGCAGATGGAGCAGGCGGCGGCCAACCCGGAGGGGTGGAATGGGTCGGCCTCGGGGCTGACTGAACTTCTGCAGAATGTCGATCCGGCCGCGCTTGGCGAACTCGGCGAGGTGGCGAAACGGCTACAGTCAGATTCCACCGCTCGACCCGGCTCAAGTCGTCGCGCTGGCTCACAGCGCCAGTGA
- a CDS encoding PEP-CTERM sorting domain-containing protein, whose product MFRRVLMLTAALAFGSSQALAGLVDTRVDTTPGGATVDGVLSPNEYGPGNSYSYGGAGGGFGGTLGSGTIYFNSDATNLYLGLQVGADLNDLVFIQIDSKAGGQTDATMDDQGDGGRRAASQHANATDDAYPAGFLADCSIVIGNFGIVTFGLNAGNTPFHLDFVDFDGTFNNNGTGFREYSIPLASLGITDAFNFFAGYTSDSGYLSNESIPANPNLQNNGNPGFGDGQFGGTVGSPGYDNYNRFVVVPEPATLTLLAFGAVSLIRRRR is encoded by the coding sequence ATGTTTAGAAGAGTCCTGATGTTGACGGCGGCGCTCGCGTTCGGAAGTTCGCAGGCGCTCGCGGGCTTGGTCGACACGCGGGTCGATACAACGCCCGGCGGCGCGACTGTTGACGGAGTACTCAGTCCGAATGAATACGGCCCTGGTAATTCCTACAGCTACGGTGGTGCCGGCGGCGGCTTCGGCGGAACGCTTGGTAGCGGAACCATCTACTTCAACTCGGACGCCACAAACCTTTATTTGGGCTTGCAGGTTGGTGCGGATCTCAACGACCTGGTTTTCATTCAGATCGATTCCAAGGCCGGCGGACAGACCGATGCCACGATGGACGACCAGGGCGATGGCGGACGTCGCGCTGCATCCCAGCACGCCAACGCGACTGACGATGCCTATCCCGCTGGCTTCCTTGCGGACTGCTCCATCGTCATCGGCAATTTCGGCATCGTGACATTCGGACTCAATGCCGGAAACACGCCGTTTCATCTCGATTTCGTCGATTTCGATGGCACGTTCAACAACAACGGCACGGGGTTCCGCGAGTATTCGATTCCGCTTGCCTCGCTCGGAATTACCGACGCATTCAACTTCTTCGCTGGCTATACCTCGGACAGCGGATACCTCTCAAATGAGTCGATTCCCGCAAATCCCAATCTGCAGAACAATGGAAACCCCGGATTCGGCGACGGCCAGTTCGGCGGTACCGTTGGTTCACCGGGCTACGACAACTACAACCGCTTTGTGGTTGTGCCTGAGCCGGCCACATTGACTTTGCTCGCATTCGGAGCAGTCAGCCTGATCCGGCGCCGACGCTGA
- a CDS encoding redoxin domain-containing protein yields MIKRILPIICLLFVTFEPARADVNIGDKAPEITVDKWYNLPKGKKSVTKADLKGQIVVVEFWATWCGPCIASIPHLNEMQAKYKKDGVVLLAVSYEPTATVSKFLGSRKMNYVVAAGGETTRDAFGIDGYPTSFIIDPDGNVVWKGHPATIDEPLAKIVKETPAKGKSFLVSGSAKSLATKADKLYQKRDYEGAMKAYEQLSKDYSETKEGKTAKEKLKKMKGNSSIMEKIKSAKEERQADKWLRCARALAQYGDPADSVKYYKRIIDKYPNTKSAKFALSEYDAIKEKAGKSASKNDASSEKKSAKKSAEADGEDEDEDSDDDSDSDDSDDADEDSSDDE; encoded by the coding sequence ATGATCAAACGAATTCTGCCGATTATCTGCCTCTTGTTCGTAACTTTCGAGCCGGCTCGCGCCGACGTTAACATCGGCGACAAGGCGCCGGAGATCACCGTCGACAAATGGTACAATCTTCCCAAGGGGAAGAAGAGCGTTACGAAGGCAGACTTGAAAGGTCAGATCGTCGTCGTCGAGTTCTGGGCCACCTGGTGCGGTCCGTGCATCGCGAGTATTCCGCATCTCAATGAAATGCAGGCAAAATATAAGAAAGACGGCGTCGTTCTCTTGGCCGTCTCATACGAACCGACTGCCACGGTCTCCAAATTCCTTGGCTCTCGCAAGATGAATTATGTCGTCGCCGCCGGCGGCGAAACCACGCGCGACGCGTTCGGGATCGATGGGTATCCAACCTCGTTTATCATCGATCCGGACGGAAATGTCGTGTGGAAAGGACATCCCGCCACCATCGACGAACCGCTTGCCAAGATCGTGAAGGAAACGCCCGCCAAGGGTAAGAGTTTTCTCGTCTCCGGTTCTGCAAAATCACTCGCCACCAAAGCCGACAAGCTCTACCAGAAACGCGACTACGAAGGCGCCATGAAAGCCTATGAGCAGCTCTCAAAGGACTACTCCGAAACCAAGGAGGGTAAGACCGCCAAAGAGAAGCTCAAGAAAATGAAGGGCAACAGCAGCATCATGGAGAAGATCAAATCGGCCAAGGAAGAACGTCAGGCCGACAAGTGGCTCCGATGCGCAAGGGCCCTCGCCCAATACGGCGATCCTGCCGACTCCGTGAAGTACTACAAGCGGATCATCGACAAATACCCCAATACCAAGTCCGCGAAGTTTGCACTCTCTGAATATGATGCAATCAAAGAGAAGGCCGGAAAATCCGCTTCCAAGAACGATGCTTCTTCCGAAAAAAAATCAGCGAAGAAATCTGCTGAGGCCGATGGGGAAGACGAGGATGAGGATTCGGATGATGATTCCGATTCCGACGACTCGGATGACGCCGATGAAGACTCATCCGATGACGAATGA
- a CDS encoding chemotaxis protein CheX encodes MDVKFINAFVGSIVNVFKTMLATDVRVGKPQMKEAEMVSAEVSGIIGLSGEVQGSVVLSFNGDVASRIASKFAGTEMTMESPDFSDAIGELANMVAGNAKKDFVGYEASISLPSVILGAGHKVMSSKARPFLVIPCDTTLGRFNVEVAIVAVKKPVMAGV; translated from the coding sequence ATGGACGTCAAGTTCATCAACGCCTTCGTCGGCTCAATCGTTAATGTCTTCAAGACGATGCTTGCCACGGACGTTCGCGTCGGCAAGCCGCAGATGAAGGAGGCCGAGATGGTCTCCGCGGAAGTGTCCGGCATTATCGGATTGTCGGGCGAGGTGCAGGGCAGTGTTGTGTTGAGCTTCAATGGCGACGTCGCCAGCCGGATTGCATCCAAATTCGCCGGGACGGAAATGACGATGGAATCTCCCGATTTCTCGGATGCCATCGGCGAGTTGGCGAACATGGTCGCCGGCAATGCGAAGAAGGACTTTGTCGGCTATGAGGCGAGCATTTCGCTCCCCAGCGTCATCCTCGGGGCAGGTCACAAGGTGATGTCCTCGAAGGCGCGGCCGTTTCTCGTAATTCCTTGTGACACGACGCTGGGTCGTTTCAACGTGGAAGTGGCGATTGTGGCAGTCAAGAAGCCGGTCATGGCAGGAGTTTGA
- a CDS encoding HYExAFE family protein, which translates to MTTVRRSHYETAFEAYLSRRGTPCVAIEDVKHIAKSRSGAKIFDYIVYPTGGPACLVDVKGRKTARGGGDGDVRQKSWVTKADLEGLRIWREVFGSEYVAMFAFVYWLTGDEPLFPPDGDETFVFAGRRYSFWLVSLDDYESHHQNRSARWKTVWVPTAAFRKLSQRLEILWPSAPC; encoded by the coding sequence ATGACGACAGTCCGGCGCAGTCATTACGAAACGGCATTCGAAGCATATCTTTCGCGTCGCGGCACGCCGTGCGTCGCAATCGAAGACGTCAAACACATCGCAAAATCCAGGTCGGGCGCGAAGATTTTTGATTACATCGTGTATCCGACCGGCGGTCCGGCTTGCCTTGTGGATGTCAAAGGACGCAAAACCGCGCGCGGCGGAGGCGACGGGGATGTTCGCCAGAAATCGTGGGTCACGAAGGCGGACCTGGAGGGGCTACGAATCTGGCGGGAAGTTTTTGGGTCTGAGTACGTCGCCATGTTCGCTTTTGTGTACTGGCTCACCGGCGACGAGCCGCTATTCCCGCCGGATGGCGACGAGACTTTTGTCTTCGCGGGCCGAAGGTACAGTTTCTGGCTGGTCTCACTTGACGATTACGAATCACACCATCAGAACAGGTCTGCCCGGTGGAAGACGGTCTGGGTGCCGACGGCTGCATTCAGGAAGCTCAGCCAACGCCTCGAAATCCTCTGGCCATCCGCGCCATGCTGA
- a CDS encoding response regulator, whose amino-acid sequence MSLKILLVDDSRTIRNIQKNTLKMLGHTDVTEAADGIEALACIAKHRPDLMLVDWNMPNMDGITLIKKVRESDKKLPIIMVTTEAEKSRVLEALKAGVNNYVVKPFTAETLSEKIAQTMAKFAPAPAASAN is encoded by the coding sequence ATGAGCCTGAAGATACTACTTGTGGATGACTCAAGAACGATTCGAAACATCCAGAAGAACACGCTGAAGATGCTCGGTCATACCGACGTGACCGAAGCCGCCGACGGCATCGAGGCGCTCGCATGCATCGCCAAGCATCGCCCCGATCTCATGCTTGTTGACTGGAACATGCCGAATATGGACGGCATTACGCTGATCAAGAAGGTCCGCGAAAGCGACAAGAAACTTCCGATCATCATGGTGACGACCGAGGCGGAAAAGTCTCGCGTTCTTGAGGCGCTGAAGGCCGGCGTGAATAACTACGTGGTTAAGCCTTTCACGGCCGAGACACTTTCGGAAAAGATCGCCCAGACCATGGCAAAGTTTGCGCCGGCGCCTGCGGCCTCGGCGAACTGA
- a CDS encoding RsmD family RNA methyltransferase — translation MRVIAGTYRGRTLTTPSGESTRPILDRVKGALFDWLGSRLLLPGHLPPINVCDLFCGGGSQGIESLSRGAAYCTFVERDPAALKCLRANLTALKITSQFEIVNRPAESITLKRVNGRGYSIVFVDPPYRFSEDVSVDSIMGRVAARIGVQIPTEPDALVLWRHDEQCRLPDRLPNGWHQTDRRTWGSNTITLFEQGGLEDT, via the coding sequence ATGCGAGTCATCGCCGGAACATACCGCGGCCGCACTCTTACGACGCCTTCGGGGGAGTCGACCAGGCCGATTCTCGATCGGGTGAAGGGCGCGCTTTTTGACTGGCTCGGTTCACGGCTGCTGCTGCCCGGCCATTTGCCGCCGATCAACGTGTGCGATCTGTTTTGCGGCGGAGGCAGTCAGGGTATCGAATCACTCTCGCGCGGCGCGGCATATTGCACATTTGTGGAACGGGACCCTGCCGCACTGAAATGCCTGAGAGCCAATCTCACCGCTCTGAAAATCACTTCCCAATTCGAAATCGTGAACAGGCCGGCCGAATCGATCACGCTGAAGCGCGTCAACGGCCGTGGCTACTCGATCGTTTTTGTTGATCCGCCCTATCGGTTCAGCGAGGATGTCTCGGTTGATTCGATCATGGGGCGGGTGGCTGCGAGAATCGGAGTGCAGATTCCAACGGAGCCGGACGCGCTCGTGCTGTGGCGACACGATGAACAATGCCGGCTGCCGGACCGACTGCCGAACGGATGGCATCAAACGGACCGGCGCACATGGGGGTCCAATACCATCACCCTGTTTGAGCAAGGCGGCCTTGAGGACACCTGA
- the aceE gene encoding pyruvate dehydrogenase (acetyl-transferring), homodimeric type → MHKTIPEDIDALETQEWVDSFRDVVELDGPQRGQFLLSKIRDYARSAGLPFPVNASTPYVNTIPRDRQPPYPGDRAIERRLKSYIRWNAMALVVRSNRRSPGIGGHISTFASCATLFHVGMNHFFRPHTKERSGDQILFQGHASPGIYARSYLQGRLSTQQMHNFRRELAAGGGLSSYPHPWLMPDFWEFPTVSMGLASITAIYQARFNRYLLNRGMADTSHCRVWAFLGDGEMDEPESLGAITLASRERLDNLTFVINCNLQRLDGPVRGNGSIIQELEAAFAGAGWNVVKVLTGEDWDPLFDADTDGALPARMAAVVDGEWQKYTVETGAYIREHFFGKDPRLTKLVEHLSDKQLEKLRLGGHDPEKVYAAYRAAVEHSGQPTVILARTIKGYGLGEAGEGKNITHQQKKLNDEELRDFRDRFEIPISDKELRDAPFYRPPQDSPEHRYLMEVTAARGGPVPSRLVRAQPLETVPAKLFDEFREGSGDREVSTTMVFVRLLTKLLADKQIGRNIVPIIPDEARTFGMETLFQKYGIYAHAGQKYEPVDSHTLLRYREERDGQILEEGITEAGSMASFAAAGSAYSTHGVNMIPFYTFYSMFGFQRVGDSIWACGDQRCRGFLMGATAGRTTLAGEGLQHQDGNSHLMATLVPNLLAYDPAFSYELSIIIQEGIRRMFNRCDDVFYYITIGNEPYAMPKMPETATAEGILKGVYRFSQGERKRNWPRVHLLGSSAILREAIRAQAMLSERFKISAEVWSVTSYQQLRRDALMTERWNRLHPMETPKKCYFEQQFANEEYPIVAASDYVKLVADQMARFAPAEFVALGTDGFGRSEAREDLRRFFEVDAESIVIATLDVLARRGEVARSVIADAIKEFGIDVDRVDPSRA, encoded by the coding sequence ATGCACAAGACAATCCCTGAAGATATCGACGCTTTGGAAACGCAGGAGTGGGTAGACTCGTTTCGCGACGTGGTGGAACTGGATGGACCGCAGCGCGGCCAGTTTCTGCTATCGAAAATTCGCGACTATGCGCGGTCGGCCGGCCTGCCGTTTCCAGTCAATGCCAGCACGCCCTATGTGAACACGATCCCACGGGACCGCCAGCCACCGTATCCTGGAGACCGCGCGATCGAGCGGCGGTTGAAGAGCTACATTCGCTGGAATGCAATGGCGCTGGTTGTCCGATCTAACCGGCGATCACCGGGCATCGGCGGTCATATTTCCACGTTTGCCAGTTGCGCGACGCTATTTCACGTCGGAATGAATCACTTTTTTCGCCCCCATACGAAGGAGCGCAGCGGCGACCAGATTCTTTTTCAGGGTCATGCGTCGCCCGGCATTTATGCACGATCCTACCTTCAAGGTCGGCTTTCGACGCAGCAAATGCACAACTTTCGACGCGAGTTGGCGGCGGGCGGTGGCTTGAGTAGTTATCCGCACCCGTGGTTGATGCCTGATTTCTGGGAGTTTCCGACGGTCTCGATGGGATTGGCGTCGATCACGGCGATCTATCAGGCGCGATTCAACCGGTATCTTCTCAATCGAGGGATGGCGGATACCAGCCACTGCCGCGTCTGGGCATTTCTGGGTGACGGTGAAATGGACGAGCCGGAAAGTCTGGGTGCCATCACGTTGGCATCTCGGGAGCGGCTGGATAATCTGACGTTCGTCATTAACTGCAATCTGCAGCGACTCGACGGGCCGGTTCGCGGAAACGGCAGCATTATTCAGGAATTGGAGGCCGCTTTCGCGGGCGCGGGGTGGAATGTCGTCAAAGTGCTGACCGGCGAGGACTGGGATCCGCTGTTCGATGCGGATACGGATGGCGCGTTGCCTGCACGCATGGCGGCCGTTGTGGACGGGGAGTGGCAGAAGTACACAGTTGAGACCGGGGCCTACATCCGCGAGCACTTTTTCGGCAAGGATCCGCGGTTGACGAAGCTTGTTGAGCATCTGAGCGACAAGCAACTCGAGAAACTTCGGCTGGGGGGGCACGATCCGGAAAAGGTGTATGCCGCGTACCGGGCGGCTGTCGAGCATTCAGGTCAGCCGACCGTCATCCTGGCTCGCACAATCAAGGGATATGGCCTGGGCGAAGCCGGAGAAGGCAAGAACATCACTCATCAGCAGAAGAAGCTGAACGATGAAGAATTGCGCGACTTCCGGGATCGGTTTGAGATTCCGATTTCTGACAAGGAATTGCGGGATGCGCCTTTCTATCGACCGCCGCAGGACAGCCCGGAGCATCGGTATCTGATGGAAGTGACGGCAGCACGCGGCGGACCGGTGCCCAGTCGCCTGGTTCGAGCGCAGCCACTGGAGACCGTGCCGGCGAAGCTGTTTGACGAATTCCGAGAGGGCAGCGGTGATCGCGAAGTTTCGACGACGATGGTCTTCGTGCGGCTACTCACGAAGCTGCTGGCGGATAAGCAGATCGGTCGAAACATCGTGCCGATCATTCCGGATGAAGCTCGAACCTTCGGCATGGAGACGCTGTTTCAGAAGTACGGCATCTATGCCCACGCCGGACAGAAGTACGAACCGGTCGATTCGCATACGCTGCTGCGCTACCGGGAGGAACGTGACGGCCAGATTCTGGAGGAGGGCATTACGGAAGCGGGATCCATGGCGTCTTTCGCGGCTGCCGGATCGGCCTACTCGACGCACGGCGTCAACATGATTCCGTTTTACACGTTCTATTCGATGTTCGGTTTTCAGCGCGTGGGAGACAGCATCTGGGCCTGCGGCGATCAGCGATGTCGCGGATTTCTGATGGGCGCGACCGCCGGGCGAACGACGTTGGCCGGCGAGGGCTTACAGCATCAGGACGGCAACAGCCATCTGATGGCTACGCTCGTTCCCAATCTGCTGGCGTACGATCCTGCATTTTCGTACGAGCTATCGATCATCATCCAGGAAGGCATCCGCCGCATGTTCAATCGATGCGACGACGTCTTCTACTATATCACCATCGGTAACGAGCCTTATGCCATGCCAAAGATGCCTGAGACGGCGACCGCCGAAGGCATCCTCAAGGGTGTGTATCGCTTTTCGCAGGGCGAGCGGAAACGGAACTGGCCGCGGGTTCATCTGCTGGGCAGCAGCGCGATACTGCGGGAGGCCATCCGTGCCCAGGCGATGCTGTCGGAGCGATTCAAGATCAGTGCCGAGGTCTGGAGTGTGACGAGTTATCAGCAGTTGCGGCGCGACGCGCTGATGACTGAACGCTGGAATCGGCTGCATCCGATGGAAACTCCGAAGAAGTGCTACTTCGAGCAGCAGTTTGCGAATGAAGAATATCCGATCGTTGCGGCGTCGGATTATGTCAAGCTCGTGGCCGATCAGATGGCGCGTTTTGCGCCGGCCGAGTTCGTGGCGCTGGGCACCGACGGTTTCGGGCGGAGCGAGGCGCGCGAAGACTTGCGACGATTTTTCGAGGTGGATGCGGAGTCGATCGTTATCGCGACGCTCGATGTGCTTGCCAGGCGGGGCGAAGTTGCTCGCTCGGTCATCGCGGACGCAATCAAGGAATTCGGCATCGATGTCGATCGGGTGGATCCCTCGCGTGCCTGA
- a CDS encoding TIGR00266 family protein: MESGWYYAENGQPIGPMSRDELLARLPTLQGSQTLVYGPTTANWTEARHVAAFAEALRGSGGPPPAPRNRTADEIDYEIIGDDMQFVEITLDPNEVVIAEAGAMMYMTQGIQMQTVFGDPSKQSGLLGKLFDAGKRMVTGESLFLTTFGAMSNRREKVAFASPYPGKIVPMHLDQLGGEILCQKNAFLCAARGVQIDIAFQKKIGVALFGGEGFILQRLKGDGIGFVHAGGTIVRRNLGPGEELRVDTGCLVAFQPSVQYDITSAGGIKTTLFGGEGIFLASLRGPGSVWLQSLPFSRLAGRIVGTYATKKDQGSVLGGISNIFER, encoded by the coding sequence ATGGAAAGCGGCTGGTACTACGCAGAAAACGGTCAACCCATTGGCCCCATGAGCCGGGACGAATTGCTCGCCAGGCTCCCGACGCTTCAAGGCTCTCAGACGCTGGTCTACGGCCCAACGACCGCCAACTGGACCGAAGCCCGGCATGTCGCGGCCTTCGCTGAAGCACTTCGCGGCTCGGGCGGTCCGCCCCCCGCGCCCCGGAATCGAACGGCGGATGAAATTGATTACGAGATTATCGGTGACGACATGCAGTTCGTTGAGATCACCCTTGATCCCAATGAGGTGGTGATCGCTGAGGCAGGCGCCATGATGTACATGACGCAGGGCATTCAGATGCAAACGGTTTTCGGTGACCCGTCGAAACAGTCCGGCCTACTCGGGAAGCTTTTTGACGCCGGCAAACGAATGGTCACCGGCGAAAGCCTGTTTCTCACAACCTTTGGCGCAATGAGCAATCGCCGCGAAAAAGTCGCTTTCGCGTCGCCCTATCCCGGAAAAATTGTCCCGATGCACCTCGATCAGCTTGGCGGAGAAATCCTCTGCCAGAAGAACGCCTTCCTCTGCGCGGCACGCGGCGTGCAAATAGACATTGCGTTCCAGAAGAAGATCGGTGTCGCCTTGTTCGGCGGGGAAGGGTTTATTTTGCAGCGACTCAAGGGCGACGGCATCGGCTTCGTTCATGCCGGCGGAACCATTGTACGGCGCAACCTCGGCCCCGGAGAGGAGCTGCGCGTCGATACCGGCTGCCTGGTGGCTTTTCAACCCAGCGTGCAATATGACATCACCAGCGCCGGTGGAATCAAAACCACGCTCTTCGGCGGAGAAGGCATCTTTCTCGCCAGCCTTCGCGGCCCCGGGTCGGTTTGGCTACAGTCTCTGCCCTTCTCGCGACTTGCGGGGCGGATCGTCGGCACATATGCAACAAAGAAGGACCAGGGTTCGGTGCTGGGCGGCATTTCCAACATCTTCGAACGATAA
- a CDS encoding Flp family type IVb pilin → MKHFVSRMGAFLTDESGATATEYAVMLALIIVVCITAISALGEKTSDMFVDIETAMP, encoded by the coding sequence ATGAAACATTTCGTGTCACGGATGGGCGCATTCCTCACGGACGAATCGGGCGCAACGGCAACGGAATATGCCGTGATGCTGGCATTAATCATTGTCGTGTGTATCACCGCGATCTCGGCGCTGGGCGAGAAGACATCGGACATGTTCGTGGACATCGAAACGGCAATGCCGTGA
- a CDS encoding DUF309 domain-containing protein, whose protein sequence is MLDPVLLGTIGLTRRTEYNHIMSKFAFDPAEERRLFHEGLLRYNEQDYFEAHDIWEEAWSQVQDRRREQFYRALIRSAVCMVLLQSGRAVGARQVFVDCVETFAGLPPVFMGLNIPNHIEKVRAALAPAMIDLNATRVTIDPAKLFTIRLEYDPFKESRNSEGL, encoded by the coding sequence ATGCTCGATCCGGTTCTACTTGGCACCATCGGCCTGACCCGACGCACCGAGTACAATCACATCATGTCGAAATTCGCCTTTGACCCCGCAGAGGAACGCCGCCTCTTTCATGAGGGCCTCCTCCGATACAATGAGCAAGACTACTTCGAGGCACACGATATCTGGGAAGAAGCATGGAGCCAGGTGCAGGATCGCCGACGAGAACAGTTCTATCGCGCGCTGATCCGCAGCGCCGTGTGCATGGTCCTGTTACAAAGCGGCCGCGCAGTCGGGGCCAGACAAGTCTTCGTCGACTGTGTCGAGACGTTCGCAGGCTTGCCACCGGTCTTCATGGGGCTGAACATCCCCAACCACATCGAGAAGGTCAGAGCGGCACTTGCGCCCGCGATGATCGATCTGAACGCAACCCGCGTTACCATCGATCCAGCGAAGCTTTTCACAATACGCCTGGAGTATGATCCGTTCAAGGAATCGCGGAACAGCGAAGGACTTTGA